ATCGGCTCAATGCTAAAGCACATGCCCGGCGCCATTGGAGTTTGTTCGCTGCGAACCATATAAGGCCATTCATGAATATCCATTCCAATACCATGTCCTGTTCGGTGAGGGAGCCCCGGAAGTTTGTAATCAGGACCTAGTCCGCTAGCTTCAAGATTTTTGCGAGACGCCAAATCAACATTAGCGCAAGGATCGCCCAATTTCGCAGCTTCAAACGCAGCAAGCTGAGTAGACTTTTCTAGATTCCAGATTCTTCTATGCTCATCGCTGATCTCTCCATACACATATGTACGTGTAATATCTGAAATATATCCATGAAGCTGACAACCTGTGTCTACCAAGACAATTTCATTATCCTCAAGATTCTTAGGAGCTTTAACTCCATGAGGAAAAGACGAGTCAAGGCCAAATAACACAATGCAAAAGTACGATCCTGTAGGAATACCCGATCTGATATGAGCCTCTTCGATAAAGTCAATCACTTCCTGCGCCGCAATGCCGGGCTTCAAGATTCTAGCTACTGCTTTATGAACGTCCATTGTGATATCCATCAAAGCTTTCATGATCGAAATTTCCGCTTCAGACTTGTACATTCTACATCCAGCCGTAATAGACTTTGCATTTACAAATGTGTAAGTCTTATTAATCTGAGCCAATCCGTCAGTTATGAAAAATGCAGACGATTCATCAAGTCCGATCTTGCCATCAGCTATGCCTTCCTCAGCAAGAATATCCAGCGCCAATTGATAAGGGCTTTCATCTTCTTCCCAACCTCTTACAGGTGCTTCAATCAACATCATATCATTGATTGTACCCAATTCGAAAGTCGGTGCGATATAGGTCAACTTGCCTGATTGAGTAAGAATAGCGCCAACCATTCTTTCACTTGCCCCCCACTTAGTTCCTGTAAAATAATGAAGATTTGTTCCTGCATTCAAATATACAGCATTAAGACCTTCAGCTTTCATCAATTCGCAAGCTTTGGCAATACGCGCTTCATACTCTGGCTTCTGAATAGGAGTAATATCCGCCGCTTTATTCGTGAATTTGTCAAGCTCTTCCTGAATCGTTGAGCCTCCCAATCCTATAGTTCTCATATGTTTGCTTATAAATCTGTAAAAAAATTCTTTTCAATTTCAATATCGTCATTTCTTACGAATAATAAGACATTGATTATAATGACTTTTTTAAGAATAATCATCCAATAAAAAAGCCGAGACTATTGACTTAGCCCCGGCTTCTTGCATATATTTTCAGTTGACTCTTACAGTTGATTCAAAATCGTGCTGAAAGAAACTTCTTTGCCAATATAAGCTCTCAAATCAGAAATAGGCATTCTCAACTGCTCTGTAGTATCTCTATGACGAACAGTAACTGTATTATCTTCCAAAGTCTGGAAATCAACAGCAATACAGAAAGGTGTACCGATCAAGTCTTGTCTTACATATCGTTTCCCAATAGCTTGATTTTCCTCGTAGATCATATTAAAATCATATCTAAGATCATCAAATATTTCCTTGGCTTTTTCTGGAAGTCCATTTTTCTTAATTAAAGGGAATACTGCTGCCTTCACTGGAGCTATCGCTGGATGAAGTTTTAAATAAGTTCTAGTTTTAACTTTTTCTCCATCCTGAACTTCTTCTTCTGTAAATGAATTTGATAATACCATCAAGAACAACCTGTCAGCGCCAATCGAAGTCTCTACCACATAAGGAATATAGTTCTTATTGATTTCAGTATCAAAATACTGTAGTTTCTTCTTGGACAGCTCTTGATGTTGTGTCAAGTCAAAATCTGTTCTTGAGTGAATTCCTTCAACTTCTTTGAAACCAAACGGGAACTTGTACTCAATATCTGTGGCTGCATTTGCATAGTGAGCCAACTTCTCATGATCGTGGAATCTCAAATCTTCCGCTGGAAGACCAATGGCTTTATGCCATTTCAATCGAGTTTCTTTCCAGTGCTCATACCACTTCATTTCTTCTCCCGGACGAACGAAAAATTGCATTTCCATTTGTTCGAACTCTCTCATACGAAAGATAAACTGACGAGCAACAATCTCGTTACGGAAAGCTTTCCCAATCTGAGCAATACCAAAAGGAATTTTCTGGCGAGCTGTTTTTTGCACATTCAAGAAATTCACAAAAATACCCTGAGCAGTTTCCGGCCTAAGATAAATCTTTGAAGAATCTTCAGCAACAGCACCTACCTGAGTATCAAACATCAAGTTGAATTGTCTAACTTCAGTCCAATTTGTTGTACCCGAAATAGGACATGCAATCTCTTCTTCGATAATCAACTCTCTTACCGCCTCAAGCTCCTCAGCCTCCAACAACTGGCCCAGCTTCTTCAATAACGCGTCCGCTCTTTCTTTATCACCTGCATTTTCATATTCAGCGGCTTTATCTTCCACCAATACGTCAGCGCGATATCTTTTATTAGAGTCCTTATTGTCAATCAAAGGATCTGTAAAGCTGTCTACGTGTCCAGAAGCCTTCCAAGTAAGCGGATGCATGAAAATCGCCGCATCGATGCCTACCACGTTTTGATTAAGCTTTGTCATCGTCTGCCACCATAGATCCTTAAGATTCTTTTTCAATTCAGAACCGTAAGCTCCATAGTCATATACAGCTTGAAGACCATCATATATTTCACTTGAAGGATACACAAAACCATATTCCTTGGCATGCGCGATTATCTTCTTCAATTCGTTATTTTCCGCTTTATTTTTATCTTTTGTAGCCATAGCTTCAAATATAGTGATATTCAATTTTTTATGCTTGAAATAAAGTCCAAAATGGGCCAATAAGTTTCATTTCATCAATAGAGTCCTGCTCCTGAATTATCCATGCTCAAAGCTTATAATTGTAAAATGCCAGCTTTATAAACACCTAAGAACTTCAAACTAATATTATCATTTTCACAAGCTACTATTAATGCAACTTTAAATTGTAATGACGGAATGATGCGTTAAAGTGAATGAATAGAAATTCTTTTTATTCAAAATAAAAAAAGCTATATATGTATTATTGAAGAAATTCACCGGACTTTTTTATCGGCATAGAATTAGCGAATTCAATAAGATTCAAAAAAATTTCCAGTTTGATAAAAACTGTATTAAATAAATGAGCAAAAAACAAAAGTGCTACTTTTCCGGCCATGAAGCCGATGGCCACCCGATCAAACTTTCCCTTTTCAGAGACAATGCTGAAAAATTCATGCACAAATGGGGATTCCACTCTGATTATGAAAAAGCGATAGTGCAATTGCCAAGAAGCAAAAACGCAGAATATCTTCATGGCAGCATAACTTTGCTTAAAATCGTGGCAATACTTTGGGCAATTCTTTATCCTCAAGGCAACATGTATTGGAATATACTTACCGCGAGCTTTGGCGCGGGGATTTTAAGCACTTTGATTTATTGGGTCATTGGCACCAAAAGCAAGGTCTTCTATCTATACAACCTTACATTTTGGGCTGAAATCCTTTGTTTCATGGCTCCTATTATTCACTACTCTGAATTCAGCCACAAAACACCCTACATTAGCACCAAATACTTCCTGCTATCATTGTTAATTGGTTTTCTATTGTCCCAGCTATTGACTCCACTTGTCAAGAATTTCTTCAAAGATAAATCAGGCTTGATCATAGGCACATACCCTGAAAAAATGAACTATCTGGTCAACAACAAATACGAGATTGGAATTAGCCCATCCGTTGAGCACTATTTAGGATTCTTCTACCGCATGTTTAAATGGATCTATTAACATGGCTTCAACTGTGTCTGATCATTGTCTTAGTAGGTCAAAGGCGAATAAACTACTTTTGTTATCCAAAGTAACGAAAGACAAGGATTATGGCATCAATTAAGATCGAAGAGATTTTCAAAGAGAAAGAGAAAACGTTTTCTTTCGAATTTTTTCCACCAAAAAACTTCAAAGCCACAATTGAATTTGGAATAAATGTTGGGCAATTGTTAAAGCTTTCCCCTGACTTTGTTTCGGTTACCTATGGCGCGGGTGGCTCCAATCAAAAAGCGACTTTCGATTTAGTCGATTATCTGCAAAATCAGATTGGCTTGACCACAATGGCTCACTATACTTGTATCAACGCTACCAAAGATAAAATAAAATCAGATCTAGCTTACCTTGATGAAGTAGGAATCAAAAATTTGATGTTGTTGAGAGGAGATCCCCCAAAGGGAGAAGACACCTTTGTCAAAAGCGAGGGAGGATTCAACTACGCATCAGAATTGATTTCTTACGCCAATAGTTTGGGAGAATATAGCATTGGAGTTGCTGGTTACCCAGAAAAGCACCCTGAAGCTGTTAGCCTAGACGCTGACATCGACAACCTTAAAAGAAAAGTCGATGCAGGAGGAGATTTTATCGTAACTCAAATGTTTTACGACAACCAGCGTTACTATGATTTTGTCGATAGATGCCGAGAAAAAGGCATCAAGGCCAGAATTATACCAGGGATCATGCCAATCACCAACTTCAGCCAAATCAAAAGATTTTCGGAAATGGTAGGAACAGAAATTCCTCAAGAAATTGTCAACGCTTTTGCGCCATACAAAGACAATAAGAAAAAAATGTATGAACTTGGCATTTACCTTGGGTTGAAACAATGCATTGAATTACTAGAAAATGGAGCGCCTGGGCTTCACTTCTACACGCTCAACAAGTCCAGAGCCACGGTTGATATTTTCGAATCTATACCAAAAATATTAAAATAGTATCTAACCATAATGTTCCAAACAAGAAAGCCGCTTATTGTCAAGCGGCTTTCTTGTTTATTATATCTTAATATTAAATCGGATACTATTCTACAGTCACAGATTTTGCCAAGTTTCTTGGTTGGTCTACATTGCAACCTCTCATCACAGCGATATGGTATGAAAGCAATTGCAAAGGAATAACCGAAACCAATGGCATAAACCCTTCAAACGTATGAGGCACTTCGATTACATAATCCGCAATGCCCGGTATCAAAGAGTCTCCTTCTGAAACGATAGCGATAACCTTTCCTTTTCTCGCTTTCACTTCTTGGATATTAGAAACGACTTTGTCATATGAGCTATCTCTGGTAGCTATAAATACAACAGGCATATCCTCATCAATCAAAGCGATTGGTCCATGCTTCATCTCAGCTGCCGGATAACCTTCAGCGTGTATATAAGAGATCTCTTTAAGTTTCAACGCTCCTTCCAATGCCACAGGGAAATTATATCCTCTTCCCAAGTACAAAAAGTTCTTCGCATCCTTGAATACTGCTGAAATTTCTTTTGTCTGCTCGTCAAGATCAAGGCTCTTTTTCACTTTTTCAGGTATTTGATCCAGCTCGATCAACAACTCCCTGAACCTTCCTTCAGTAATTGTACCTCTTCTTCTACCTAATTTAAGAGCGATCATAGCCAATACGATCAACTGGGCAGTAAAAGCTTTAGTACTTGCAACACCAATCTCAGGCCCTGCATGCGTATAAACGCCTTCATGAGACACGCGTGCGATAGAAGAACCTACAACATTGCAAATGCCTAATACAATAGCACCTCTCTCCTTAGCCATCTCCATAGCCGCCAATGTATCAGCCGTCTCACCTGATTGAGATATCGCGATCACAACATCGCCTTCCTTAATCACAGGATTTCTATATCTAAACTCTGAAGCATACTCCACTTCAACAGGAATACGAGCAAATTCCTCAAACATATATTCTGCTACAAGACCAGAATGCCAAGAAGTTCCGCAAGCGATAATAATAATTCTTTCCGCATTGATGATATTTTGCTGGTAATTATGAATACCTCCAAGAACCAACTGGCCCTCCAAAGCATTCAAACGACCTCTCATGCAATCTCTTATCGTCTTATCTTGCTCATAGATTTCCTTAAGCATAAAATGCTCAAAACCGCCTTTTTCAATCGCCTCAAGCTCTAGCTCTAGTTTTTGAATATAAGGGGTTTGCACTTCGTCGCTTTCCACGGCTTTGATTGTCAACTCGCCATCCTTAATAATCGCCAGCTCCAAATCATTTAAATAAACCACTTCATTTGTATATTCTATGATTGGCGAAGCATCTGAGGCTAAGAAGAACTCATCTTTCCCTACTCCTACTACCAAAGGACTGCCTTTTCTTGCGGCGATCATTGTGTTCGGCTCATCTTCCGAAATTATCGCAATAGCATAAGCTCCAATAACTTTCGTCAAAGCTAGCCTCACAGCCTCAGCTAAATCACAACCAACATTATCCTTGATATCTTCGATAAAATGAATCAATACCTCAGTATCTGTGTCAGACTTGAACTCATGTCCTTTAGCCAACAAATCCTGCTTTAAAGAATCATAATTTTCGATAATTCCATTATGGATTATCGCAAGCTTTCCACTTTGAGAATAATGTGGGTGAGCATTTTCATCCGTTGGCGCTCCATGTGTTGCCCATCTAGTATGTCCAATGCCTATTTCACCACTATAATTCTTGCCTTCCATAAAAGATTCCAAGTCCGCTACTTTTCCCTTCTTTTTGAAGACATTAATTTTTCCTTCTTGAGCCAGCGCGATTCCAGCACTGTCATAACCTCTATATTCAAGTCGCTTAAGTCCCTTTATAATAACATCGGATGCTTTTCTTTGTCCAATGTATGCTACAATTCCGCACATAATATAATGATGGGGTTTAAAAGTTTCAGTTTAGTATTTAAAAGAATAAGGCCGACAATAAATATCGGCCAAAAAAAGTAATTTATAAATATATTTTATTAATTTTTTATTCCGAATCTTCTAATACTTCCACATAATAAACCTCTACGGAAGTATTTTGCTCATTTCCTTGGAAAAAGTTAAGGTTATTAGATTCTTGATTAAAATTCCCAACTGTTGGGAATTGAGGTTGAATAAAAAATTCAGCTGGTATTCTTTCAGTACGGTTAATAAAATCCGCATTATCAACAACAGCCTGTGAATATGCAGTAAGATTTAATGGCGAATAATCCTGAAGGCTTTTGTCATACATAATTGTATATGGTGAAGACGAGCCGCCAATTGGTATGCTAGGAGAAGGAGTTTGTATTGACTGAATAACACTATCAATCTGAACAACCCTATTTCTACTATTAGCATAAGGCATATAACAACTCTCAGGAGATGTCATTCCTCTAGCTAATCGTTCTGTATTCAAAATCAATGAAATATTATTAACAATAAAACCGCCTTTTATTTCTTTCAATCTTTCGATTACGTTCTGGTAGTTTATCCTTGGAACCAGTCCAGTCCCATTTTGTCCAACAAAATACCCCCCTCTTGGCTTAATTTCACCTCCTCTTGTTAAACCGTCCAGAGGCGAACCAGTGAAATCATGATCTAAATTAGTGAAATTGGTATTATAATTACCAGTATTCCCATTAACATCTTGGGTGCTTGAATTGAAGAAAAAGTTAATCTTAAACTCTTTCGTTTCCAACCCAGGTACTTCAGATGAAAAATGAAGTGTCATATAGCTATTGTATTGATAACTATAAATGAACTTTGAGTTTTCATCTGATATCAATGCCAAGCCTTTGAAAAAATTGTTAAAATCTCTTTGGTCTTGAAAATCTTGAGTTTTCAAAGCTAAAATAAAATCTTCTGCAAAAGATTCATCTACTTTCATATACAATGTATCAACAGCACCATCTTTCTTACCTGGCTGATAGCCTGATGCCAAAATTTCAGAATTGTAAGAAGCAGATTGAAAAGTATAGTAATCTCTATTCTCTAAAGTATCATTCAATTGATGCAATGTCAAACGCTGTTGAAATCCAGCATCCTCAACTCCCAAAATATCGCTTCTTAAGAAGTTAATTGTTAAGGAATCCAAAGAGGAAGAGCTATTGATCAAAGAATCTACTAACTTGATGGGATATTGAGGCTGAAAATAAGCTTTTGCAGTCATCTTCCCGATACCCTCAAGGTCAATGAATTGCCCCGTTTGATAGTTGTATCTTAAGGAAGACCTCACACTATCAGCCCAATATTGAGTTATAGAAAGGTTAATGCTTTCAGTCTTAACAGTATCGTTGAAGTCTGGATCGCCAATGAATAAAGATTCCTCGCTTTGCTGGCAAGAAAAAATGAATAGAGCTGACAATACTGCCAGCCCTAAATAATTAAATAGTTTTTTAGTCAACAAGTTCATTATAAAGGTTATAATAGTCTTCAAAGCTCTTATCGTCGTCCTTCACCACGCTGATTTCTTCTTCAGCCAAATCTTTTTGAAGTATCTCGCTAAGGCTCTCACTGTAGTCCTCGCCATATCGATGCACCACATCTGCGTATTTAGTACCCATTTTGATAAAGCCAGCGAAATCCGCGGATTTCAAAGGATCAAGCATTTCATCTTCAATATCTATCATTTTCACCTTGCCTAAGATATCCTCGCCAAAAGTATGGCTGAAGTAGCTGTCATAAAAGGTGAACACAGACTTGACATCCTTGAAGATCGGGTCATTCTTGTAAGTTGTTTTCAAATACATTGGAATGAAGCTTGTGATCCAATCGTTGCAATGAACTATATCGGGCTTCCAACCTAATTTCTTGACTGTCTCCAAGGCTCCCTTGCAAAAAAAGATGGCCCTTTCATCATTGTCAGGGTGAAAATTGTTTTCCTTGTCATGAAAGATCGACTTTCGATGGAAGTAGTCCTCATTGTCAATAAAATAAACCTGCAATTTCGCATTCGGCACAGAAGCTACTTTGATGATAAGCGGCTTCTCCTCTTCTCCTACAGTAATATTGATGCCTGAAAGTCTAACAACTTCATGCAGTCGATTCTTACGTTCGTTGATTAACCCAAACCTTGGCACAAGAATACGGATTTCCATTCCTTTTTCTTGCATTGCTTGTGGCAATTTGCGAACAAAGTCCGCTACTTGTGAAGTTTGAAGGAAAGGGTTAATTTCGCTTGCAACGTATAAAATTCGAAGTTTTGACATAAAACAAAATTATGTGATTTGATTTCCTATATTAATCGGATTTACAAAATTACATTTTTTTTTAGCCATTCTCAATTTTATTCGAAAAAAGTCATTTTAACTTAATGTTATTCGCTAAAATATTATTAATATGCAGGTTTTTGAACACGTCTATGACGTACGGGAATATATAAAAGAGCGAATTGCTTCGGGCAAAAAAGTAGGTTTCGTGCCTACAATGGGAGCCTTGCATGAAGGCCATATTTCATTGCTCAACAAAGCAAAACAAGAAAACGACATCGTTGTCTGTAGTATTTATGTCAATCCGACACAATTTAATAACGCAGAAGATCTGAAAAATTATCCGTCACCCATAGAAAATGACAAAAAAAAATTAATCGATGCCCATTGCGACATACTTTACCTTCCTCAAACCAAAGAAATCTACCCAACAAAAGACCCTAAAGTAATTGTCGACTTCGGAGAAATGGAAAGAACGCTTGAAGGTGAATTCAGGCCAGGCCATTTCAAAGGAGTAGGTCTTATTATTACCAAGCTGTTCAATATAATCAAACCCGCCAAAGCATACTTTGGAGAAAAAGACTTTCAACAGCTCGCCTTGATTCGCAATCTTGCAGATGAATTCATGTTCGACACCGAAATTATCGGAGTAGACACAATGAGAGAAAAAGACGGCTTGGCGATGTCTTCCCGCAACCTCAGACTAAACGAAGAAGAAAGAAAAATATCTCCAATTATATACAAAGCATTAAAAACAGTTGAAGAAAACCTAAAAAACGGAGATATAGAACAAGCAATTGAAAAAGGAAAAGCTGTGATATTGTCCAACTCCAAGCTCACTTTGGAATACCTAAGAGTTGTAGACGCATATACGCTTAAAGATATGGAAAACACCATGAAGACTTTAACTGCAAACATATGCATAGCGGCTCATCTTGGTCCTGTTAGACTAATTGACAATATCCGCGTTGAACTTTAGCTGTTACAATAATCAATCTTTTTTCTAGTTGTATTAATGGCGAATCTTACTCGCTTTTGGAGCCTATTGCTATAAAAGGTTTCACTAAAACACTATCTTTGTGACAAAACAGCTAAATCATTAACATGAATATCGAAGTATTTAAGTCGAAAATTCACCGAGTGAAAGTCACTCAAGCGGAGCTACACTATGTGGGAAGCATCACTATCGATGAAGATCTAATGGATGCTGCCAATATCATCGAAAATGAGAAAGTTCAAATTGTCAATATTAACAATGGCGAACGCCTTGAAACATATGTGATCAAAGGAGAAAGAGGAAGCGGAGTCGTATGCCTCAATGGTCCGGCGGCAAGAAAAGTTCAAGTTGGAGATATTGTCATTGTGATATCTTATGCGACAATGAGCTTCGAAGAAGCTAAAAACTTCCAACCGACCGTAGCTTTCCCTGACGAGAACAATCGAATAGTATAAAATATTATTGTGACATTAAAAGTTTGATCATTATATTGGTCAAACTTTTTTGTTTTTATATAAAATCAATTCATTTTGAAAGATAAAATTGTCTCGGTAACTAAGTATCTCATTACTCTGGTCATTGCTATTGCAATGTTCGCATACGCTCTAAAAGACTACTCTTTATCAAGCCTTTGGAACGACATCAAACATGTGGATGTCAAGTGGCTATTGCTATCTTGCATCATATCCATTGCCAGCCATTGGGCCAGAGCTTACCGATGGAACTTGTTGCTCAAGCCTTTAGGTTATCCGCAACTTAGCTCTTTCCGAACTTTTCTGGCTGTAATGTCAGGGTACATAGCCAATCTAGCTATCCCAAGAATGGGAGAAGTAACGAGATGCGGTATTTTGAAAAAAACAGACAATGTATCCATGAGCACTGGCATCGGCAGCGTTGTTACAGAAAGACTTATAGATCTTTTTACTCTTCTGGGATTGCTTGGAGCTACATTTTTATTAGAATACAATATTTTAAGTGGCTTCACCATAGATTTTCTTAGCAAGAAATTTGAAAAATACGAAAACTTGGTTCCCATTGCTGTTGGCCTTGGGGCAATATTCGTAGTGTTGCTCGCTCTTGCCATTTTCGCTTATTTTAGATATCGAAGCCATTTGGAGAAAAATGCTTTTTATCTCAAAGGCAAAAACTTGCTAATGCAAGCTAGCGATGGTCTCCTTAGCTTAAGAAAAGTCGAACATCCTTGGAAATTTTGGCTTTCCACAATAGTAATATGGGCATTATACTACTTAATGTCGTACGTGATTTTTTGGTCTATTCCCGAAACCTCAGATTTGACTTGGAGAGCGGGACTTGCAATCCTTGTTTTTGGAGGGATGGCCATGGCAGCGCCTGCGCCAGGAGGCATAGGAACTTATCACATCATGGTCAGCACAATATTGTTGCTCTATGGCATAGGAGAAAAAACAGGAATACTGTACGCCACAGTTGTGCACGCCACTCAAACTATTATGATTCTACTCATTGGCGGAATCAGTTTAATGGCCAGCGCTATAATATCCAAACAAAAGAATTCAAAAGAAATCGAGAACGATGAGTTACAAAGAATCCATAAATAAAATTCACACTTTCGAACAAGCGAAAAACGTTTCAGAAAACTGGAAATCCAAAGGCGAAAAAGTAGTATTCACAAACGGATGCTTCGACTTAGTGCACGTAGGGCATGTCGACTATCTTGAAAAAGCCCGAAAATTAGGAGATCGACTGATCGTAGGCTTGAATACTGACAACTCAGTTAAAAGACTCAAAGGTGATTCTCGTCCGGTAAACAACGAAATGTTCCGAGCGCGTATTTTGGCAAGCATGCAATTCATCGATGCTGTGATATTTTTTGATCAAGACACACCCCAAGAATTAATCACTGAAGTGCTGCCAAATATTTTAGTGAAAGGAGATGATTATAAGATAAGTGAAATT
The Aureibacter tunicatorum DNA segment above includes these coding regions:
- the rfaE2 gene encoding D-glycero-beta-D-manno-heptose 1-phosphate adenylyltransferase produces the protein MSYKESINKIHTFEQAKNVSENWKSKGEKVVFTNGCFDLVHVGHVDYLEKARKLGDRLIVGLNTDNSVKRLKGDSRPVNNEMFRARILASMQFIDAVIFFDQDTPQELITEVLPNILVKGDDYKISEIVGAKEVIANGGKVQTIAFVEGYSSTKLIEKIKAL